The genomic interval AGGAAGAAGGCTATCAAGTGGTGACGTGTGACGTCTGGGCGCAGAAGTCGCCGGGAGACGTCCGCGTCGTCCAAGGTACGGCGACGTTCCGCAAACCGCTCGCCTGAAGGCGGGCCAGACACTTTTTCGCGGAATGAGGGTGTCCGTTGGACTACCAAGTGCCATCTGTCGCGCTCGCGGCGCGCGTTCTAAAGCTCTTGAGCCGACACAAGTATCGGCAATCCACGCTGACCGAGATCGCCGAGCGGCTCGGCGTGAACAAGACGACCTGCCTGCGCGTGCTGCGGACGTTGGAGCGGGAGGATTTCGTCTCCTACGATCCGCAGTCGCGCCGCTACAGCCTGGGCCCGTACCTTATCCCGCTCGGCGCTCGGGCGGCAGATCTGAATGACGTCTACGCGCACGCGCTTGCCGAACTTCATCAGGTCGCCGCGCACACGGGCATGACGGCCGTCCTCGTCAAGCGGCTGCGCGACGATCGCGTCATTTACATCGGCTCCGCCGAGCCGCCGGGCGACGGGGTGCGCATTGCGGTGTCGGTGGGGCAGCAGTTCCCTGTGTACGGCGCCGCCTTCGGCCGCTGCTTTCTGGCGTATGACGACGAGTCCACGTGGCGTCGAGTGCTGCGGGAGGGGCTCAAGGCCTACACGCCGAACAGCATCACCGACGAAGAGGAGTACGTGCGCCTTCTGCAGGAGGTGCGCGAAAAGGGGTACGCGGTCTCCCATGGCGAGCTGTGGCCTGGCATCTCAGCGGTGGCTGTGCCGGTCTTCAATCAGCAGAACAAGGTCGATCTCGTCCTCTCCTGCCTCACGATGACGTCGGTCATCCAGGGCGAGGACGTGGAGCGGGCGGTGAAGGCGCTCAAGGAGAGCGCCGCCAAAGTGTCGGCGTGGAGCGGATATCAGGGTCGGGCGTAGGCACCCGTTTTGGCGGGTGCCTTTTCAATTGGGGACGGTCCTGCTTCCGTCGCCAGCCCATCATAGCGCTTCAGCGTATGGCCTCGATAAGAAGGGAGTTGAGAAACATGTATCGCCTGATTGATGAGATCTTTGAGGACGGCCGCAGGGAAGGGCACCTTGAGGGTTTCAAGGAAGGACTGCAAGAGGGCATCGAAAAAGGCATGGAGAAAGGCATGGAAAAAGGCATCGAGATGGGAACGGAGATGGGCGTTCGCCGAGTCGCGCGAAACATGCTCGAGGCGGGCATGCCGTGCGAGGTCATTGAGCGGGCGACGGGACTCTCTCGCGATGCGATTGAGGCCCTGCGAAAGCAGATGAACTGAACAGAGAGGCCAGTCGGCCGGGCCGGCTGGCCTCTTGACATTTGGGGCGCTGGGATGGGCCTCAGGGGTGGTCGATCTCGGCCCTGGCGTGTTCGACGAGCGCCCGGATGCCGTCGCCGAAGCGGGCGAAACGGGCGTCGGACGTCTTCCCCATCTTGTATCGCACGTAAATCTGCTGCAGGATGACGGCGAGCTTGAACACGCCGAAGACGTAATAAAACTTCATGTCGTGGACGGAGCGCCCGGTCTCCTCCGCGTACCGCTCGGCCATCTCGCGGCGCGAGTAAAATCCTTCGAGCGTCGTCACGGACGGGAAGAGCGCCTGGAGCGCCGGCGGATCGGACGGCTCGGTCCAGTAGCTCAACATGACGCCGAGATCGAAGAGCGGGTCGCCGACCGTCGCCATCTCCCAGTCCACGATGCCGACGATGTCGTGATAGGCGGGCGGCGCAAACAGCATGTTGTTCAGCTTGAAGTCGTTGTGGATGACGGTGACGTCCCGCGATTCCGGGACGTGGGCGCTGAGCCACGCCATGACGGCGTCCGCGTGAGGCACGTCCTCATCCGTGCGAGACCGGTGGAATCGCTCGATCCATCCGTCGACCTGGCGGCGCAGAAAGCCCTCGGGCTTGCCAAACTGGATGAGCCCAGATGCCACCGGGTCCACGGCGTGCAGCTCCGCGAGCGCCTGAATGGCGCGCTCGGAGATGGCTCGCCCCACCTCGGGCGCATACGCGAAGCCCTCGGGGAACGCGTCGTCCAACGGGACGCCCGGGCGGTACTCCATGACGAAAAACGGCACGCCGATGACCAGCGGATCTTCACAGTAGGCATACGGCTTCGGGGCCTTCGGGAAGTGCGGATGGAGCCTTGCGAGGATGGATGACTCGCGCCCCATGTCGTGCGCCCGCGGGGGGAGCGGGCCATGGGGCGGGCGGCGCAGGACGGCCACAAACTCGCCGCTCTGAATCAGGTACGTGAGGTTGGACGCGCCGGTGGGGAACTGGACGGCGATAAGCGGACCGGAATCCGCAGGAAGCACGCCCTCGCGCACGAGGTACTTCCGGAGTTCTTCCCAATCCAACTGATCTTCTTCGCGAACCGGCATGATGCCGGGCACGGTGCGGATGTCCATGGGCGAGCCCTCCAAGCCTCGCATCCCAGGCGATGTGTGGCAGGGATTTTATCAATGAAATACAATTTCTATTATGTGAAACGCGAGCTTCGGATGCAAGCGTTTTCGGGGAGGGGCCGCTGTGGGTTCAACGCCACCTGAACGAACCATCTTCATCAGCGACATTCACGGGCATCTGCGCCCGTTCGCGCGCCTGTTGGAGAGGCTCGGATATCGGCCGGATCGTGATCAACTGGTCCTCGTCGGCGACTACATCTCGGGCGGCCCGGACAGCCTGGGGGTCCTGCGGCTGGTGCGAAATCTTTGCTCCGAAGGGGCCGTGGCGCTCCGCGGCAATCACGAGGAGGCGGTGGTGAACTGGATGCGCCGCGGGATGAAGCCGCTTGGTCCGGTGCGAGACTCGCTGTATCGAGCCATCGCGGCGGACGCGTCGCTCGCCGCCTTTCTCTCCACCCTGCCGTACGCCTGGGAAGGGGAGCGGTGGGTGGCCGTTCACGCCGGGATCGATCCCGACAAGCCCCATTGGCGACAGACCGCGAAGCGAGATCTGCTGACGATCCGCGAGCGGTTTTATGCGCGCCCGCATCGCGTGGGCAAGCTGGTGGTGTTCGGGCACACGCCGTGCGTGGTGCTGCATGGGACGCA from Alicyclobacillus acidocaldarius subsp. acidocaldarius DSM 446 carries:
- a CDS encoding IclR family transcriptional regulator encodes the protein MDYQVPSVALAARVLKLLSRHKYRQSTLTEIAERLGVNKTTCLRVLRTLEREDFVSYDPQSRRYSLGPYLIPLGARAADLNDVYAHALAELHQVAAHTGMTAVLVKRLRDDRVIYIGSAEPPGDGVRIAVSVGQQFPVYGAAFGRCFLAYDDESTWRRVLREGLKAYTPNSITDEEEYVRLLQEVREKGYAVSHGELWPGISAVAVPVFNQQNKVDLVLSCLTMTSVIQGEDVERAVKALKESAAKVSAWSGYQGRA
- a CDS encoding Yae1 family protein, with the translated sequence MYRLIDEIFEDGRREGHLEGFKEGLQEGIEKGMEKGMEKGIEMGTEMGVRRVARNMLEAGMPCEVIERATGLSRDAIEALRKQMN
- a CDS encoding phosphotransferase family protein, which translates into the protein MDIRTVPGIMPVREEDQLDWEELRKYLVREGVLPADSGPLIAVQFPTGASNLTYLIQSGEFVAVLRRPPHGPLPPRAHDMGRESSILARLHPHFPKAPKPYAYCEDPLVIGVPFFVMEYRPGVPLDDAFPEGFAYAPEVGRAISERAIQALAELHAVDPVASGLIQFGKPEGFLRRQVDGWIERFHRSRTDEDVPHADAVMAWLSAHVPESRDVTVIHNDFKLNNMLFAPPAYHDIVGIVDWEMATVGDPLFDLGVMLSYWTEPSDPPALQALFPSVTTLEGFYSRREMAERYAEETGRSVHDMKFYYVFGVFKLAVILQQIYVRYKMGKTSDARFARFGDGIRALVEHARAEIDHP
- a CDS encoding metallophosphoesterase family protein, with product MGSTPPERTIFISDIHGHLRPFARLLERLGYRPDRDQLVLVGDYISGGPDSLGVLRLVRNLCSEGAVALRGNHEEAVVNWMRRGMKPLGPVRDSLYRAIAADASLAAFLSTLPYAWEGERWVAVHAGIDPDKPHWRQTAKRDLLTIRERFYARPHRVGKLVVFGHTPCVVLHGTHDVWYGSDKVGIDGGARHGGQVNALVDAGGALTSTAEPV